In Pollutimonas sp. M17, a single genomic region encodes these proteins:
- a CDS encoding amino acid ABC transporter substrate-binding protein, which translates to MSMAHAGTLEVVQKRGEVQCGVTTGFAGFSAPDAKGQWQGLDVDLCRAVAAATLGDASKFKAVPLNSQQRFTALQSGEIDLLARNTTVTQQRDTALGAISAGVNFYDGQGFLVSKSLGVKSAKELDGATVCMQTGTSNENTMADWARANNVKYKPVVIEQFNEVVNAFAAGRCDVFTTDASGLASIRISKLSKPDDYQVLPEIISKEPLGPFVRQGDDAWLNVVKWTLQAMVGAEELGITSKNVDEQLKSTNPNVKRLLGVTAGAGKNMGLDEKWAYNIIKQVGNYGESFERNVGQGSPLKIQRGLNAQWTDGGLMYALPVR; encoded by the coding sequence ATGTCGATGGCTCATGCCGGCACGCTCGAAGTCGTCCAGAAGCGCGGCGAGGTCCAGTGCGGAGTCACGACGGGCTTTGCGGGTTTTTCGGCGCCGGATGCGAAGGGCCAGTGGCAGGGCCTGGATGTGGATCTGTGCCGGGCGGTGGCGGCGGCCACTCTGGGCGATGCATCGAAGTTCAAGGCCGTTCCGCTGAATTCCCAGCAGCGTTTTACGGCGCTGCAATCGGGCGAGATCGACCTGCTGGCCCGCAACACGACGGTGACTCAGCAACGCGATACGGCCCTGGGGGCGATATCGGCGGGCGTCAATTTCTACGATGGGCAGGGCTTCCTGGTGTCCAAGTCGCTGGGCGTGAAAAGCGCCAAGGAGCTGGACGGCGCCACGGTGTGCATGCAAACGGGCACGTCGAACGAGAACACGATGGCGGATTGGGCACGGGCCAATAACGTGAAGTACAAGCCTGTGGTGATCGAGCAGTTCAACGAGGTGGTGAATGCGTTTGCGGCGGGCCGCTGCGATGTGTTCACGACGGACGCGTCGGGCCTGGCGTCGATACGGATATCCAAGCTGTCGAAGCCGGACGACTATCAGGTCTTGCCGGAGATCATTTCCAAAGAGCCGCTGGGGCCTTTCGTGCGCCAGGGCGACGATGCATGGTTGAATGTGGTGAAGTGGACCTTGCAGGCGATGGTGGGGGCTGAAGAGCTTGGGATCACGTCGAAGAACGTGGACGAGCAGCTGAAAAGCACGAATCCGAATGTGAAGCGGCTGCTGGGAGTGACGGCGGGCGCGGGCAAGAATATGGGCCTGGACGAGAAGTGGGCCTACAACATCATCAAGCAGGTGGGCAATTACGGGGAAAGTTTCGAGCGCAATGTGGGGCAGGGCAGCCCCTTGAAGATTCAACGCGGGCTGAATGCGCAATGGACGGATGGCGGGCTGATGTATGCCTTGCCGGTTCGCTGA
- a CDS encoding phenylacetate--CoA ligase family protein, with the protein MTTYFEEREAATTREREESLLARLPAALKRARERAPAIAQQLQGLDPDAISHRADLELIPVIRKSELLQAQLSMRQGQAGSQLPAVSRIFGGFSAIGWGEAMRVFASPGPIYEPESKRPDYWGFARSLHAAGFRPGELVYNCFSYHFTPAGSMMETAAHALGCTVFPGGVGQTEQQVQAIADLAPSGYTGTPSFLKIILEKAAQLGVELPSLKRALFSGEAFPPSLRSWFAERGIDGYQAYGSADLGMMAYETRAREGLVVNEDIILEIVRPGTNQPLPEGEVGEVVVTTLNPDYPLVRFGTGDLSAILPGASPCGRTNMRIKGWMGRADQTTKVRGMFVHPGQVAGVLKRHPEVRKVRLVVSGNVGSDVMVLKAELDHPSQDALARIADSVRELTKLRADIQPVEPGSLPNDGKVIDDIRSYE; encoded by the coding sequence ATGACTACATATTTCGAGGAGCGCGAAGCGGCCACGACGCGCGAGCGCGAGGAAAGCCTGCTTGCGCGCCTGCCCGCCGCCTTGAAGCGCGCCCGTGAACGGGCGCCCGCCATTGCGCAGCAGTTGCAGGGCCTGGACCCCGACGCCATCTCGCATCGGGCCGACCTGGAGCTGATACCGGTCATCCGGAAAAGCGAGCTTCTGCAGGCCCAGCTATCCATGCGCCAGGGGCAGGCGGGCAGCCAGCTGCCGGCGGTGTCGCGTATTTTCGGCGGCTTCTCTGCCATAGGCTGGGGCGAGGCCATGCGCGTGTTCGCCTCGCCCGGCCCCATCTACGAACCCGAGAGCAAGCGCCCCGATTATTGGGGTTTTGCGCGGTCCTTGCATGCAGCGGGATTTCGCCCCGGCGAGCTGGTCTACAACTGTTTTTCCTACCACTTCACGCCGGCCGGCTCCATGATGGAAACCGCGGCGCACGCCCTGGGCTGCACGGTGTTTCCGGGCGGGGTGGGGCAGACCGAGCAGCAGGTGCAGGCCATCGCCGACCTGGCGCCGTCCGGTTACACCGGCACGCCCAGCTTCCTGAAGATCATTCTCGAGAAAGCCGCGCAGCTGGGCGTGGAGCTGCCGTCGCTGAAACGGGCGCTGTTCTCGGGCGAGGCGTTCCCGCCGTCCCTGCGCTCCTGGTTTGCCGAAAGAGGCATAGACGGCTACCAGGCCTACGGCAGCGCCGACCTGGGCATGATGGCGTATGAAACCCGGGCGCGCGAAGGCCTGGTCGTGAACGAGGACATCATCCTGGAGATCGTGCGCCCCGGCACGAATCAGCCCTTGCCAGAAGGCGAGGTGGGCGAAGTGGTGGTGACCACGCTCAATCCCGATTACCCGCTGGTCCGCTTCGGCACGGGCGACCTGTCGGCCATCCTGCCGGGCGCCTCGCCCTGCGGCCGCACGAATATGCGCATCAAGGGCTGGATGGGCCGCGCGGACCAGACCACCAAGGTGCGGGGTATGTTCGTGCATCCCGGGCAGGTCGCCGGCGTGCTCAAGCGCCACCCCGAGGTCCGCAAGGTCAGGCTGGTGGTCAGCGGCAATGTGGGCAGCGACGTCATGGTGCTGAAGGCGGAACTGGACCATCCCAGCCAGGATGCCCTGGCGCGCATCGCGGATTCGGTGCGCGAGCTGACCAAGCTGCGCGCGGACATCCAGCCGGTGGAGCCGGGCAGCCTGCCCAATGACGGCAAGGTGATCGACGATATACGCAGTTACGAATAA
- a CDS encoding ABC transporter ATP-binding protein, translated as MNANAEAAAPNILLNVNGIEVIYNHVILVLKGVSLCVPEGRIVALLGANGAGKTTTLRAVSNLLKAERGDVTKGSIDYRGERIEKLTPADLVKRGVVQVMEGRHCFAHLTIEENLLTGAYTRAIGRGELDASLEKVYQYFPRLKQRRGSQAGYTSGGEQQMTAIGRALMANPNMILLDEPSMGLAPQIVEEIFEIVRDLNERERVSFLLAEQNTNIALRYADYGYILENGRVMMDGQASELAENEDVKEFYLGVSSGERKSFRDTKFYRRRKRWLA; from the coding sequence ATGAATGCGAATGCTGAGGCTGCGGCCCCCAATATTCTTCTGAACGTCAATGGCATCGAGGTCATCTACAACCACGTCATCCTGGTGCTCAAGGGCGTTTCGCTATGCGTGCCCGAAGGCCGGATCGTGGCCCTGCTCGGCGCGAACGGGGCCGGCAAGACGACCACCCTGCGCGCGGTGTCCAACCTTCTGAAGGCCGAACGCGGCGACGTGACCAAGGGCAGCATCGATTATCGCGGCGAACGCATCGAGAAGCTCACGCCGGCCGATCTGGTCAAGCGCGGCGTGGTGCAGGTCATGGAAGGACGCCATTGCTTTGCGCACCTGACCATAGAGGAAAACCTGCTGACCGGCGCCTATACGCGCGCCATCGGCCGGGGCGAACTCGATGCCTCGCTGGAAAAGGTCTACCAGTATTTCCCCCGGCTCAAGCAGCGCCGGGGCAGCCAGGCCGGCTATACCTCGGGCGGCGAACAGCAAATGACGGCCATCGGACGCGCCCTGATGGCCAACCCCAACATGATCCTGCTGGATGAGCCCTCCATGGGCCTGGCGCCGCAGATCGTGGAAGAGATTTTCGAAATCGTGCGCGATCTGAACGAGCGCGAACGCGTCAGCTTCCTGCTGGCCGAGCAGAACACCAACATCGCCCTGCGCTACGCCGACTACGGCTACATCCTGGAGAACGGGCGCGTGATGATGGACGGGCAAGCCAGCGAGCTGGCGGAGAACGAAGACGTCAAGGAATTCTATCTTGGCGTGTCCAGCGGCGAGCGGAAAAGCTTTCGCGACACCAAATTTTATCGGCGACGCAAGCGCTGGCTTGCCTAG
- a CDS encoding ABC transporter substrate-binding protein codes for MEMKPSLKFAAAMFAVAGTLAAASMPAAAAEEQFVPLLAYRTGSFAPLGIPWADGKMDYLKLVNERDGGINGVKIVYEECETAYATDRGVECYERLKDKNGGASGFDTQSTGITFALTDKAIVDGVSIETVGYGLSQSADGSVFKWNFPLLGTYWTAADVMIQDIAKKLGGIDKLKGKKIALVYHDSPYGKEPIALLQSRSKANGFDLQLYPVTAPGVQQKSTWLQIRQSRPDFVLLWSAGIMTPTAIREAQAVGYPRDKMYGIWWASSENDVQDLGQVAKGYNGITIHNSADHGKVHEDLKKHVYDKGQGTDTTGKYVGTIAHTRGMMISMLQVEAIRTAQEKFGKGKHMTREQVQWGFENLNITKERLEELGFAKLMRPVKTSCSNHMGDDWARIIQWDGAKFKIVSDWYQSDKKFVDPLVKDLAAKYATEKKLEVRKCEG; via the coding sequence TTGGAGATGAAACCATCCTTGAAATTCGCGGCGGCCATGTTTGCGGTCGCGGGCACGCTGGCCGCGGCATCGATGCCGGCCGCCGCGGCCGAAGAGCAGTTCGTGCCTTTGCTGGCCTATCGGACGGGTTCTTTCGCGCCGCTGGGCATACCCTGGGCCGACGGGAAAATGGATTACCTGAAACTCGTCAACGAGCGCGACGGCGGCATCAACGGCGTGAAGATCGTCTACGAGGAATGCGAAACCGCCTACGCGACCGACCGGGGCGTGGAGTGTTATGAGCGCCTGAAGGACAAGAACGGCGGCGCTTCGGGTTTCGACACCCAATCCACCGGCATTACCTTCGCGCTGACGGACAAGGCCATCGTGGACGGCGTATCCATCGAAACCGTGGGCTACGGCCTGTCGCAATCGGCCGATGGCTCGGTGTTCAAGTGGAACTTCCCCTTGCTCGGCACCTACTGGACGGCCGCCGACGTCATGATCCAGGACATCGCCAAGAAACTGGGCGGCATCGACAAGCTCAAGGGCAAGAAGATCGCCCTGGTCTACCACGACTCGCCCTATGGCAAGGAGCCCATCGCCCTGCTGCAATCCCGTTCCAAGGCCAACGGCTTCGATCTGCAGCTGTATCCCGTCACCGCGCCGGGCGTGCAGCAGAAATCCACCTGGCTGCAGATCCGCCAAAGCCGTCCCGATTTCGTTCTGCTCTGGAGCGCGGGCATCATGACGCCCACGGCCATACGCGAGGCGCAAGCCGTGGGCTATCCGCGCGACAAGATGTACGGCATCTGGTGGGCCAGTTCCGAGAACGACGTCCAGGACCTGGGTCAGGTCGCCAAGGGCTATAACGGCATCACCATCCATAACAGCGCCGACCACGGCAAGGTGCACGAAGACCTGAAGAAGCACGTGTACGACAAGGGCCAGGGCACCGACACCACCGGCAAGTATGTCGGCACCATCGCCCACACGCGCGGCATGATGATTTCCATGCTGCAAGTGGAGGCCATACGCACGGCCCAGGAAAAGTTCGGCAAGGGCAAGCACATGACGCGCGAGCAGGTGCAATGGGGTTTCGAGAACCTGAACATCACCAAAGAGCGTCTTGAAGAGCTGGGCTTCGCCAAGCTGATGCGTCCCGTCAAGACCAGCTGCAGCAACCATATGGGCGACGACTGGGCCCGCATCATCCAGTGGGATGGCGCGAAGTTCAAGATCGTGTCGGACTGGTACCAGTCCGACAAGAAATTCGTCGATCCGCTGGTCAAGGACCTGGCTGCCAAGTACGCGACCGAGAAGAAGCTCGAAGTCCGCAAGTGCGAGGGCTAG